NNNNNNNNNNNNNNNNNNNNNNNNNNNNNNNNNNNNNNNNNNNNNNNNNNNNNNNNNNNNNNNNNNNNNNNNNNNNNNNNNNNNNNNNNNNNNNNNNNNNNNNNNNNNNNNNNNNNNNNNNNNNNNNNNNNNNNNNNNNNNNNNNNNNNNNNNNNNNNNNNNNNNNNNNNNNNNNNNNNNNNNNNNNNNNNNNNNNNNNNNNNNNNNNNNNNNNNNNNNNNNNNNNNNNNNNNNNNNNNNNNNNNNNNNNNNNNNNNNNNNNNNNNNNNNNNNNNNNNNNNNNNNNNNNNNNNNNNNNNNNNNNNNNNNNNNNNNNNNNNNNNNNNNNNNNNNNNNNNNNNNNNNNNNNNNNNNNNNNNNNNNNNNNNNNNNNNNNNNNNNNNNNNNNNNNNNNNNNNNNNNNNNNNNNNNNNNNNNNNNNNNNNNNNNNNNNNNNNNNNNNNNNNNNNNNNNNNNNNNNNNNNNNNNNNNNNNNNNNNNNNNNNNNNNNNNNNNNNNNNNNNNNNNNNNNNNNNNNNNNNNNNNNNNNNNNNNNNNNNNNNNNNNNNNNNNNNNNNNNNNNNNNNNNNNNNNNNNNNNNNNNNNNNNNNNNNNNNNNNNNNNNNNNNNNNNNNNNNNNNNNNNNNNNNNNNNNNNNNNNNNNNNNNNNNNNNNNNNNNNNNNNNNNNNNNNNNNNNNNNNNNNNNNNNNNNNNNNNNNNNNNNNNNNNNNNNNNNNNNNNNNNNNNNNNNNNNNNNNNNNNNNNNNNNNNNNNNNNNNNNNNNNNNNNNNNNNNNNNNNNNNNNNNNNNNNNNNNNNNNNNNNNNNNNNNNNNNNNNNNNNNNNNNNNNNNNNNNNNNNNNNNNNNNNNNNNNNNNNNNNNNNNNNNNNNNNNNNNNNNNNNNNNNNNNNNNNNNNNNNNNNNNNNNNNNNNNNNNNNNNNNNNNNNNNNNNNNNNNNNNNNNNNNNNNNNNNNNNNNNNNNNNNNNNNNNNNNNNNNNNNNNNNNNNNNNNNNNNNNNNNNNNNNNNNNNNNNNNNNNNNNNNNNNNNNNNNNNNNNNNNNNNNNNNNNNNNNNNNNNNNNNNNNNNNNNNNNNNNNNNNNNNNNNNNNNNNNNNNNNNNNNNNNNNNNNNNNNNNNNNNNNNNNNNNNNNNNNNNNNNNNNNNNNNNNNNNNNNNNNNNNNNNNNNNNNNNNNNNNNNNNNNNNNNNNNNNNNNNNNNNNNNNNNNNNNNNNNNNNNNNNNNNNNNNNNNNNNNNNNNNNNNNNNNNNNNNNNNNNNNNNNNNNNNNNNNNNNNNNNNNNNNNNNNNNNNNNNNNNNNNNNNNNNNNNNNNNNNNNNNNNNNNNNNNNNNNNNNNNNNNNNNNNNNNNNNNNNNNNNNNNNNNNNNNNNNNNNNNNNNNNNNNNNNNNNNNNNNNNNNNNNNNNNNNNNNNNNNNNNNNNNNNNNNNNNNNNNNNNNNNNNNNNNNNNNNNNNNNNNNNNNNNNNNNNNNNNNNNNNNNNNNNNNNNNNNNNNNNNNNNNNNNNNNNNNNNNNNNNNNNNNNNNNNNNNNNNNNNNNNNNNNNNNNNNNNNNNNNNNNNNNNNNNNNNNNNNNNNNNNNNNNNNNNNNNNNNNNNNNNNNNNNNNNNNNNNNNNNNNNNNNNNNNNNNNNNNNNNNNNNNNNNNNNNNNNNNNNNNNNNNNNNNNNNNNNNNNNNNNNNNNNNNNNNNNNNNNNNNNNNNNNNNNNNNNNNNNNNNNNNNNNNNNNNNNNNNNNNNNNNNNNNNNNNNNNNNNNNNNNNNNNNNNNNNNNNNNNNNNNNNNNNNNNNNNNNNNNNNNNNNNNNNNNNNNNNNNNNNNNNNNNNNNNNNNNNNNNNNNNNNNNNNNNNNNNNNNNNNNNNNNNNNNNNNNNNNNNNNNNNNNNNNNNNNNNNNNNNNNNNNNNNNNNNNNNNNNNNNNNNNNNNNNNNNNNNNNNNNNNNNNNNNNNNNNNNNNNNNNNNNNNNNNNNNNNNNNNNNNNNNNNNNNNNNNNNNNNNNNNNNNNNNNNNNNNNNNNNNNNNNNNNNNNNNNNNNNNNNNNNNNNNNNNNNNNNNNNNNNNNNNNNNNNNNNNNNNNNNNNNNNNNNNNNNNNNNNNNNNNNNNNNNNNNNNNNNNNNNNNNNNNNNNNNNNNNNNNNNNNNNNNNNNNNNNNNNNNNNNNNNNNNNNNNNNNNNNNNNNNNNNNNNNNNNNNNNNNNNNNNNNNNNNNNNNNNNNNNNNNNNNNNNNNNNNNNNNNNNNNNNNNNNNNNNNNNNNNNNNNNNNNNNNNNNNNNNNNNNNNNNNNNNNNNNNNNNNNNNNNNNNNNNNNNNNNNNNNNNNNNNNNNNNNNNNNNNNNNNNNNNNNNNNNNNNNNNNNNNNNNNNNNNNNNNNNNNNNNNNNNNNNNNNNNNNNNNNNNNNNNNNNNNNNNNNNNNNNNNNNNNNNNNNNNNNNNNNNNNNNNNNNNNNNNNNNNNNNNNNNNNNNNNNNNNNNNNNNNNNNNNNNNNNNNNNNNNNNNNNNNNNNNNNNNNNNNNNNNNNNNNNNNNNNNNNNNNNNNNNNNNNNNNNNNNNNNNNNNNNNNNNNNNNNNNNNNNNNNNNNNNNNNNNNNNNNNNNNNNNNNNNNNNNNNNNNNNNNNNNNNNNNNNNNNNNNNNNNNNNNNNNNNNNNNNNNNNNNNNNNNNNNNNNNNNNNNNNNNNNNNNNNNNNNNNNNNNNNNNNNNNNNNNNNNNNNNNNNNNNNNNNNNNNNNNNNNNNNNNNNNNNNNNNNNNNNNNNNNNNNNNNNNNNNNNNNNNNNNNNNNNNNNNNNNNNNNNNNNNNNNNNNNNNNNNNNNNNNNNNNNNNNNNNNNNNNNNNNNNNNNNNNNNNNNNNNNNNNNNNNNNNNNNNNNNNNNNNNNNNNNNNNNNNNNNNNNNNNNNNNNNNNNNNNNNNNNNNNNNNNNNNNNNNNNNNNNNNNNNNNNNNNNNNNNNNNNNNNNNNNNNNNNNNNNNNNNNNNNNNNNNNNNNNNNNNNNNNNNNNNNNNNNNNNNNNNNNNNNNNNNNNNNNNNNNNNNNNNNNNNNNNNNNNNNNNNNNNNNNNNNNNNNNNNNNNNNNNNNNNNNNNNNNNNNNNNNNNNNNNNNNNNNNNNNNNNNNNNNNNNNNNNNNNNNNNNNNNNNNNNNNNNNCCCCCGCCCCCCGGCAGGGTGCCATGTTACAACAGCCTGACTGGAGTTAGCTGCCCCCGCGCCCTCTCGCTCTGGGGAAGAGAGGGTCACACACGGCTGCTTCCATGGGTCTTTTCAGTGTGTGCTATCCTTTGTCAGAGACGGGCGACGGTGGGTGTTCTGCTGACAGCACTGTTTTAACCCATGCAGGTGAAAGAGGGAAAGATTTTTGATGATGTGTCCAGTGGGGTCTCTCAATTGGCGTCCAAGGTAGGGCAGGCCCTGCCTGGCGCTCAGGTGCAGCTGGAAGTCAGTCTCCACATTCTGGGCGCCCGGGCCGAGAGCAGGAAGGGCCTAGGCTGTCTGCGCCCCTGCGCGCTCCTGCGGCCTGAGTGCGTTCTGATGAGTGCGTTCTGAGCAGCAAGGAGGCTCAGTGAGACGCTCTGGTCCCGGCGCCGGAGGAATATGGAGACAGCTTGGCGGGGGGTCTGTCACATCCGCTAACTgtagcttctttttcttctgccctcGTTCTGCTGCCGCTGCCCTTCCCCGGTGAGTGCGACCTTCCTGACGTGCTGGGGGACGGCCGCCGTCTTCCTCCAGGCGGGTTTGGGTGTTCTCAGCCCCCGCTTCCCAGCCCGCCGCTCTCTGCATGGAGATGCCTACAGGGGCTTCGTGTGCATGCTGTCTTCTCGAGCTCCTGACCGCTAGGGCCTCTCGCCGCTGCCGTGTGCacgcagggagggagaagcatgtGAAGGCCGCGGGTCTGAGCCCGGCCGTGCTGTTCACGTCTCAGCTTTGCCAGGACTTTGAGCGGGACACCACGTCTGTGCCGTGTGTGAGAATCCGCCCTGAGCTGCCACCTCCCGTCCCCTTCTAGGTCCAGGGGGTTGGCAGTAGGGGATGGCGGGACGTCACCACCTTTTTTTCTGGGAGAGCAGAGGACCCGTCGGACAGGTATGCCGCTGCCCTGGGTTTCCTCCCACACGGTCTCTGGGAGGCAGTTGGCATCCCTGTTAGGGGACAGACATTTCATCCCCCAGGGGCGCGGGGGTCACAGCAGCCCCCAGATCCCTAGAGATACCAACCCTGTGGTAACTGCTgctgcccagggcagggagggagggaggaggcctgcTGAGGAGGGGCGCCAGCGCTGATCCCCATCTCCAGTCTGGGGCAGTGGGGTCGGTGGGGCCCCTCAGTGACCCTGTCCCCTCACTCACCATCTGCTCAGGGCTTGCGTCCTGGCCTCTCTGCTGGAAGCCCAGTCTGGCTGGGTTTGCCATTCTCCAGCCACAGagtaggtggggtggggagactggCCCTGGTAGGGCCACTCCTGGATGGGGGCACATTTCCCGTGCTCGTGGGCACAGGGCCACATATCTTCCTGACGTGCCATTTGGTGGTTCAGGCCGCGCGGCTGTGCTCATTGGGGTACAGCTCTGCTGAGGGGCTCTGCAGGGCCCCTCTGTCTTGACAGCATGGGGAATGCTGATGCACTCAGGGCTCCCATTTTGCCTCGGTTACTGCAGAAAACCTTTTCCTTCATGACGTGCTCCTTTTCGGGTgggactgacccagccaggctcTGGCAGCAGGAGGGCCTGGTGCTTCCAGCGGGTTCTGTGCCCTAGGCTCCGAGGTGGAGCTGCACAAAGGCCGAGCAAACGGCATCTCCCAGGCCCCGTGGGCATCGGGATCTGGGTGGGGCCTCCGCAGTCTGGGGGAGGACGCCAAGGGATGGCTTGGTGGCTCAGGCCATTGTTCagtctccctctgtcttcccaaGACCCCTGGAGGGCCAGAGCTACCAAAACAGTGGTGGGGACCACCCCCAGAACCGTGCCGTGGACCTGAGCTTCTGGGAGACCTTCGGGAGTGGTGACCCTGCCAAGGGCCACAGGTCCCCGAGCAGCGACAGCTGGACGTGTGCAGACGCCTCGGCCGAGAAGAGGAGCTCGGACAGCTGGGATGTGTGGGGCTCGGGCTCCACGTCTAACAATAAGAACAGCGACCACAGCGACCTTGGGGAGGCCtgggggggcggcggggagggcAGGGCCAAGACCACCAGAAAGGCTGCGCAGCCTGCCGCGCCAGTAGACGAGGGCTGGGACAACCAGGACTGGTAGGCCTGCTGCGCCCCGGCCCCGGCAGCTGCAGCGGCCCCCGCGTCTGCACTTTGCCCTCACACCTCCTCCCATCTGACCCCAGAAACCAGCCGTGGCGTGAAGACAGCACCTCGGGTGGGAGCCGGGGTGCGGCAGAGGCTGCGTGCTGCCTCGCAGCCCGTGTCCCGGCTCGCCTATGGTTCTCAGGCCGCCCGTGGAAACCTGGCCAGGGTGACACGGAGGGCAGAGTCTGCTCCTGGGGAGGCGGGCTGCGCCATCATCCCCATAACACCCTCTCTAATAAACCCTCCCGAGTGGCTGCCTCACGGCCTGTGCCATGTCATGTGTGAGGCCTGTGTGCTCTGAAGTGTTGGGTCCCGGCTTGTTCTGGGCCAGCCTTCCTGCGGGGGGTACGTGGTGCTACCGTCTGCCTagctcccctccctggccctgcttCACTGCCAGTGCTGCGCTCCTGCGCTCCAGCATCACCTCTGCGGGCCTCTGCACGAGGCCTCGGGCCCGGCCCCCAACACGCGGGCCGTTTGTCAGCGCTCGTGCCCGTCTGAGCTGAGGCAGCAGGCCCAGGATGCCGCAGACGGCGGGGGAACGGGGACGTGAAAGCGGAACATGTGGAGGGGAAAGGCACGCCGGCGTGTGCCCTCTGAGCCCGCGTCTGGGGGCACGTGGCAGCAGGGTGGGCTCCCCGGGGCTCATTGAGGAGCCTTGTGGCGTCCAGGCCTTCCCAGCAGTCTGGAGCGAGGAGTGCGTTTCTGTCGGCCTGGGTTGTCGCCACTGTGTTCCTGCTAGTACCTAGCTGTGCCCGCGGTGGTGTCCTCTGTGCTGCGCTCCCGGGGATCAGCTTACGGTGATGTGTGGATCTCCTCGTGTGCCttgagccccccccccatgctgttGCCCCCTCATCGGTGGTCACAGTCCGGTACTGACGAGGTGCCTGTCTCCCATCAGTCTGACAGGCCTACACGTGAGCCGCAGCTGTGGGAGTCCTCCGTCCCCGCACCCCTTCCTCTGGCCCTTGGGTGGTTGTCAGCCCCCCTTTGACCAGGCGCTGCGTGTGCCTGGGTCCTGAGGGATTGGTGCAGGACGTGTGCACTGCAGGCTCTGGCTGCTGCCGGCTGTTCACGTCCCAGGCTGTTCCAGCACGGGTGCCAGCCACAGCAGCCGGCAGCAGTCTCTGGCGTGTCCGGGCTGTATTCACTGCGGGGCCGCCCTGGGACAGCCTGCTAGCCTGCAGCTGTCCCATGAGGAAGACACCACCAGGGGGACAGGGACACCCTGTGTGTTTGGTGCGTGAGGGTCGCAGATGCTGAGCCAGTTGCCTGCCGGCCCTAAGGTGAGGGGAAGCCCCTGGGGCAGATGGAGAGCCAAACCCATGGTCAGCCTGCCAGTCCGGGGCCAAGCGTCCCAGGGTGACGGTGCGCGGAAAGCACGAGCATCTGGCGTCCGCACTGTCAGGACCGGGGGTTGGTTTCCACGCTGGGCCCTCACCCGTCGGGATGGGAGCTCGCGGACGTGCCCGCGGCTCTAGAGGCTTCAGTGCTGCTCAGGCTGTTCTGTAATTTCTCGTCTGGGAGGTCCCGTTACGTTGGAAGTGAGTCACCCTTTGGTCTGTGAGTCCCCTTCGACGCCAAGTGCAGTAATTAGGATGGTGTTGACTTTTTAGATGTGTGCTGGCAGGGGGGCACNNNNNNNNNNNNNNNNNNNNNNNNNNNNNNNNNNNNNNNNNNNNNNNNNNNNNNNNNNNNNNNNNNNNNNNNNNNNNNNNNNNNNNNNNNNNNNNNNNNNNNNNNNNNNNNNNNNNNNNNNNNNNNNNNNNNNNNNN
The Ailuropoda melanoleuca isolate Jingjing unplaced genomic scaffold, ASM200744v2 unplaced-scaffold19471, whole genome shotgun sequence DNA segment above includes these coding regions:
- the LOC117797941 gene encoding ADP-ribosylation factor GTPase-activating protein 1-like, which translates into the protein MQVKEGKIFDDVSSGVSQLASKVQGVGSRGWRDVTTFFSGRAEDPSDRPLEGQSYQNSGGDHPQNRAVDLSFWETFGSGDPAKGHRSPSSDSWTCADASAEKRSSDSWDVWGSGSTSNNKNSDHSDLGEAWGGGGEGRAKTTRKAAQPAAPVDEGWDNQDW